The following DNA comes from Hyphomicrobiales bacterium.
TCGCAATGTGCCAGAACGGGGCTGCTATTGAGCGCCACCTTGCGAGAGGAGACGTCCGACATGCAGGTTGGAGCGCATTTCGTGAAACCGGTGTCACTCAAAGCGCTCTAACTTCTTTATTTGACGCGCATTTTTGTCCGAAAACCGGTTCCCACTTTTCAGAATGCGCTCTAGCGTGCCAATACTACCGAGCTTTCTTGCTGGCGTATGGGAACGCTCCAGTAGTTCTTGAGGAGCCGCTCCTTCTCCGCCGCCGAGACGAGGCGAAAACCGTTTCGCGCGTAAAAGCGGATAGCCCACTCGGCCGCTGCCCAAGTGCCGACCAACAACGGTTCCGTGGTCTGGCCTGCGAGCTTGGTCAGAAGCGCGCTGCCGATACCTCGACCCTGACGAGTCGGCCGCACATATGCGTGGCGGATCAGGGTCGCGTCCCCCACCTTCTGCAAACCCATGACACCGACCAACGTGTTCGCCTCGTCCCAGCCCCAGAATGCGACCCCGGCGGCGATCTCGGCGATCAATTCGGATCGCGTCATGTAAGGCTCGTGCCAGCAATCCGTCGGGATGACGCCTCGGTAAGCCTGGGCAGCCTCATTGATGATGGCGCATATAGCGGCAACATCGGCGTTGGTACAGCGACGGATCATTGCACTTCCTTCTGACGGGGCGCACCAACGCCGAGTGACTTGTCCATGGCGAGGGCCGCACGAGACAAAGTAGCACGTCCGTTCAGCGTCATATCCGGCTGTACTGGCGCGGCCCGAGTCAGGTCCGCTCGGCGGCCGCAAGTTGACGATCTCTGACCTTTGGCGCGAGGAAGCGCCGGTGCGGGTAAATGGCATACACTTGAAGCTCCGGGAGAACTTTCCAATCGAGCAGAACAGGCTCAATCCTGCCTGCAACGAGGTCGGCGCGCGGCAAACCGCCCGGCGCGCGGGGAAGGTGCACCCGGTGGGGCATTGTCAAAATGACGGCGGCGTTGATAGCCAAATTGCCTCGACGGTGTCATCGCCGACATTGCGCCAGCAATGTGGCAGGCCCGCATTGAAATAGATGCTGTCGCCGGCGGTCAGTTCGTGATGCATGCCGCCAATTTCGATCTCGAGTTTGCCTTTCAGCACCACGACGCCATCCTCGCCTTCGTGCACGAAGGCAGGCCCGCTTTCGGCGCCTGGAGGCGCTGTCAGCCAGAGTAAGGACGCCCGGCGCCGCAGGTCAGGCGTCAATAACTCATATTCGATGTTCGAGCCGGGGAAGCTGATCCGCTTACGTCGATTCTTTCGAACAACGCCGATCGCGGACAGCCCGCCTCCGTTCTCGCCGCCGAACATCAGCTTGCCGGCAGGGATCTCCAATAGGTCTGCAATTCGTTTGAGCGTGCTGACGGAGGGCGTCAGAATATTGCGTTCGACCTGACTGAGATAACTGATCGAAAGACGTGCCTTTTTGGCCAGTTGTTGGAGCGTCAGGCCGGATTTCTTACGGCTTTCGCGGATTGTCAGGCCCAGTGAACGAAGCCCGGTCGGCGGCGGGAGTGTGTCGCCACTACCCGCAACGTCCATGGGACGGGTTCTGCGCTGAGATGTCGCCGGTTTCATAAATGGTATTGGACTCCACGGTTCGATTAATGAATGAACAGGGTTCTCACGTCGGCGCAAGCTCCGCGCCCATGAATATCCGCCGCAGCACATCGTCCTCGGCAAGCGAGTCCGAAGGTCCGCTGATTACCACGCGCCCGGTTCTGAGGATATAGGCGCGCCGGCTCATTCGTAGCGCTTCCTTGACGTTCTGTTCGATCAACAGAATGCTTACCCCTGACTGATTTGTTGTGCGCAACGCGCGCTCCACGTCAGAGCGCAATCGCGGCGACAGTCCGATAAAGGGCTCGTCTACCAGCAGCAGGCGGGGTTTCGACATCAATCCGCGTGCGATAGCGCACATCTGTTGCTCGCCGCCGGAAAGGCTACCTGCAACCTGATGTTGCCGCTCGGCTAGTCGAGGGAACAAGGCGAAAGCCTGCTCCAGACCTTCTTTGACGCTTGCTCGTGCGGCCCCGGGACCTGCGCCCAGAATCAGGTTTTCGAGCACCGTCATTTGTGGGAACAGCCGATGGCGCTCGAGGACATGTGCCATTCCCAGGCCAACGGTACGGTAGGGGGGAACCTTCTGGATCTCCTGCCCGTCGAACACGATGGTACCGCTTTCCAGCGCTACCAGGCGAGAAATGCCGTTCATGAGCGTGCTCTTGCCCGAGCCGTTGGGGCCAAGCAGGGCGACGATCTCTCCGCGCTCGACCGATATCGAGACGTCCCACAGCGCGCGGACACCGTCATAGGCAACGGATATGCCCTTGGCTTCAAGCAGCATCATCGGCTCCGTCATCGCCGAGATAGGCTCTCACGACCAAGGGATCGTGTGTCACCGACTCGGGAGTGCCCTCAGCGATGATCGAGCCCAGATTCATGGCAATCAGGCGGTCGGCCAGCCGCGTGACCGCGCCGAGATTGTGCTCGATCACGAGGATCGTCACGCCAGCCTCGCGGATCGACCGCAGAAGCGCAATCAATCCTTCGATCGCCGCGATATCGACGCCGCCAAATGGCTCATCGAGCAGGATCATCCGAGGCTCCACCGCCAAGAGGCGCGCAATCTCAAGCCGTTTGCGCTGCCCGGTGCTGGCCCCGCGAGCAGGCAGATCGCACTGGTCGGCAAGCTCCGCCAGTCCCAACTTTTGCTCCGCGACACGCCAGGCCTTGCGCTTGTCGTTGGTTCCGGCAAAGGCAGCCGTCGCGACATTCTCCAGAAAGGTCATCGACCCGAAGGGGCGCGATGTCTGGAAGGTCTTGACGATGCCCAGGCGGGCGATTCGCTCGGCGGGCATGCCGTCGATGCGCCGGTCCTCGAACCAGATCCGGCCCGTGGTCGGTCTGATCATTCCAGCAATCATATTAAAGAGGGTCGACTTCCCGGCACCGTTTGGACCGATGATGCCGAGGATTTGGCCGGCGGGCTG
Coding sequences within:
- a CDS encoding ABC transporter ATP-binding protein, yielding MVDYLRIEQVSRRFGGLVAVNDVSFSQPAGQILGIIGPNGAGKSTLFNMIAGMIRPTTGRIWFEDRRIDGMPAERIARLGIVKTFQTSRPFGSMTFLENVATAAFAGTNDKRKAWRVAEQKLGLAELADQCDLPARGASTGQRKRLEIARLLAVEPRMILLDEPFGGVDIAAIEGLIALLRSIREAGVTILVIEHNLGAVTRLADRLIAMNLGSIIAEGTPESVTHDPLVVRAYLGDDGADDAA
- a CDS encoding cupin domain-containing protein codes for the protein MDVAGSGDTLPPPTGLRSLGLTIRESRKKSGLTLQQLAKKARLSISYLSQVERNILTPSVSTLKRIADLLEIPAGKLMFGGENGGGLSAIGVVRKNRRKRISFPGSNIEYELLTPDLRRRASLLWLTAPPGAESGPAFVHEGEDGVVVLKGKLEIEIGGMHHELTAGDSIYFNAGLPHCWRNVGDDTVEAIWLSTPPSF
- a CDS encoding ABC transporter ATP-binding protein — translated: MMLLEAKGISVAYDGVRALWDVSISVERGEIVALLGPNGSGKSTLMNGISRLVALESGTIVFDGQEIQKVPPYRTVGLGMAHVLERHRLFPQMTVLENLILGAGPGAARASVKEGLEQAFALFPRLAERQHQVAGSLSGGEQQMCAIARGLMSKPRLLLVDEPFIGLSPRLRSDVERALRTTNQSGVSILLIEQNVKEALRMSRRAYILRTGRVVISGPSDSLAEDDVLRRIFMGAELAPT
- a CDS encoding GNAT family N-acetyltransferase, coding for MIRRCTNADVAAICAIINEAAQAYRGVIPTDCWHEPYMTRSELIAEIAAGVAFWGWDEANTLVGVMGLQKVGDATLIRHAYVRPTRQGRGIGSALLTKLAGQTTEPLLVGTWAAAEWAIRFYARNGFRLVSAAEKERLLKNYWSVPIRQQESSVVLAR